A portion of the Gadus macrocephalus chromosome 10, ASM3116895v1 genome contains these proteins:
- the foxo4 gene encoding forkhead box protein O4 gives MEDSSVTPIDPDFEPKSRPRSCTWPLPRPDISAVKPEGADGSESAAGTPPAEEDKHESQPITSEPEKVAAAEGGVGVGVGGATPRKGSSRRNAWGNQSYADLISQAIENSPEKRLTLAQIYDWMVKTVPYFKDKGDSNSSAGWKNSIRHNLSLHNKFLKVHNESTGKSSWWMLNPEGGKMGKAPRRRAASMDNSSKLLKSRMRAKQTKKLAGAAALGGAPGALQGEGPAGSGGGDSPNSSQQFGKWGVSSGSPSSRGSLDEPDIWTSFRPRTSSNASTLSGRLSPIAPGQEEEEDLPEEGLLGGYSSGGLPQTLAETLMEELDLIDGLTLMTSHAGGGASPSPAPAAAPTPLPSASTLLPRGAGFHSFCQLPQSPGHASAAQPIPSPRGAGNTKPANFGNSLFNPMPSPGSRGSGHYGSHVPSSLEALLTSDSPPPADILMTQVDPLGAGPGGLGLMGLGRPKPNQLLLGKGLEPNSGGPMGLQAQLQPQHHIHQQQQSQQQQQQHQQQQQQQQHQQQQQQHQHQQQLLSQMGREMILSGMGQDLPQLSPLKAQHSPGPAGGPHHGGTMSSLASPGVGLQGFGQFGPPSCFLPSQDRLPTDLDIEMFTENLDCDVDYIINSDLMDAEGIDFNFDPIMPGGQGYGGPATTQSSSHTWVPS, from the exons ATGGAAGACTCATCGGTAACCCCCATCGACCCAGATTTTGAACCTAAGAGCAGACCGAGGTCATGCACATGGCCGCTCCCGAGACCCGACATCTCAGCTGTCAAGCCAGAGGGGGCAGACGGCTCAGAGTCCGCTGCTGGAACCCCTCCCGCCGAGGAAGATAAACAcgagtcccagccaatcacatcCGAGCCCGAGAAAGTCGCGGCCGCCGAGGGAGGtgtcggggtgggggtgggcggggcgaCACCCCGAAAAGGCTCATCCAGGCGCAACGCATGGGGCAACCAGTCGTACGCAGACCTCATCAGTCAGGCCATTGAAAACTCCCCCGAGAAGCGTCTCACGCTGGCACAGATCTACGACTGGATGGTGAAGACTGTGCCTTACTTCAAAGACAAAGGGGACAGCAACAGTTCTGCAGGATGGAAG AACTCCATCCGCCACAACCTCTCACTCCACAACAAGTTCCTGAAGGTGCACAACGAGTCCACGGGGAAGTCCTCCTGGTGGATGCTCAACCCGGAGGGCGGGAAGATGGGCAAGGCGCCGCGGCGTCGCGCCGCCTCCATGGACAACAGCAGCAAGCTGCTGAAGAGCCGCATGCGCGCCAAGCAGACCAAGAAGCTGGCGGGCGCGGCGGCCCTCGGGGGCGCGCCGGGGGCCCTGCAGGGCGAGGGCCCGGCGGGGTCCGGGGGCGGCGACAGCCCCAACTCCTCCCAGCAGTTCGGCAAGTGGGGGGTGAGCAGTGGCAGCCCGTCGTCCCGCGGCAGCCTGGACGAGCCCGACATCTGGACCAGCTTCCGGCCGCGCACCAGCTCCAACGCCAGCACGCTGAGCGGGCGGCTGTCGCCCATCGCGccgggccaggaggaggaggaggacctgccCGAGGAGGGGCTCCTGGGGGGGTACTCGAGCGGCGGCCTGCCCCAGACCCTCGCCGAGaccctgatggaggagctggaccTGATCGACGGCCTGACGCTGATGACGAGCCACGCGGGCGGCGGGGCCAGCCCCAGCCCGGCGCCGGCCGCCGCCCCGACCCCGCTGCCCTCGGcctccaccctgctgccccgCGGCGCCGGCTTCCACTCCTTCTGCCAGCTGCCGCAGAGCCCCGGCCACGCCAGCGCCGCGCAGCCCATCCCCTCCCCGCGCGGGGCCGGCAACACCAAGCCCGCAAACTTTGGCAACTCCCTCTTCAACCCCATGCCCAGCCCCGGGTCCCGCGGGTCGGGCCACTACGGGAGCCACGTGCCGTCCAGCCTGGAGGCCCTGCTCACCTCGgactcccctccccccgcggACATCCTGATGACCCAGGTGGACCCCCTCGGGGCCGGGCCGGGGGGCCTGGGACTGATGGGTCTGGGCAGGCCCAAGCCCAACCAGCTTCTCCTGGGCAAAGGCCTGGAGCCCAACAGTGGGGGCCCTATGGGCCTGCAGGCCCAGCTACAGCCTCAGCACCACATCCACCAGCAACAACAatcacagcagcagcaacaacaacaccagcaacaacaacaacaacaacaacaccagcagcaacaacaacaacaccagcatcagcagcagcttcTCTCTCAGATGGGTCGGGAGATGATCCTCTCTGGCATGGGCCAGGACCTTCCCCAGCTCTCCCCTCTAAAGGCGCAGCACAGCCCGGGGCCCGCCGGGGGACCCCACCACGGAGGGACCATGTCCTCCCTGGCCAGCCCCGGCGTGGGTCTGCAGGGTTTCGGACAGTTCGGCCCGCCCTCCTGCTTCCTGCCCAGCCAGGACCGGCTGCCCACCGACCTGGACATCGAGATGTTCACCGAGAACCTGGACTGCGACGTGGACTACATCATCAACAGCGACCTCATGGACGCGGAGGGCATCGACTTCAACTTTGACCCCATCATGCCGGGGGGCCAGGGCTACGGGGGCCCTGCCACCACGCAGAGCTCCTCCCACACATGGGTGCCCAGCTAA
- the sesn4 gene encoding sestrin-3 isoform X2 encodes MEAKSGRVMVNTEKERASLLFMQALISRGSVDAVSHHMASHPQYLESFLRSQHYILHMDGPLPLPCRHYIAIMAAARHHCSYLVSLHSAHFLRVGGDPVWLQGLEAAPPKLRLLDHINKVLAHQPWLVACSHIQTLLKTGEQCWSLAELVQAVVLLAHCHSLCSFVFGSAADGGGVCDLSPLPKSPNGTPPPPAASCPCDVANGNANVPDAAQRRALDSSCEMVFLKERIQKSQEEREKREERLLHAHTIQQTELEEDEEAAVYLAEPSRFISDPDFCYQEFTRRHEDHFQVFRVQDYSWEDHGFSLVNRLYSDIGHLLDDRFRSVAALPSSHSPDLKRAIWNHIHCVLGIRYDDYDYGEVNQLLESDMQLYIKAVACFPDDTKDPVCPLPWAPLKPSERIHVNLLIMEARLQAELLYALRAITQYMIA; translated from the exons ATGGAAGCTAAGTCGGGCCGA GTGATGGTGAACACAGAGAAGGAGCGGGCCTCCCTGCTGTTCATGCAGGCTCTGATCAGCAGGGGCAGCGTGGACGCTGTGTCCCACCACATGGCCTCGCACCCGCAGTACCTGGAGAGCTTCCTGCGCTCGCAGCACTACATCCTGCACATGGACGGCCCGCTGCCGCTGCCCTGCCGCCACTACATCGCCATCATG GCGGCAGCGCGGCACCACTGCAGCTACCTGGTGTCCCTGCACTCCGCCCACTTCCTCCGGGTGGGCGGGGACCCGGTCTGGCTACAGGGCCTCGAGGCGGCGCCCCCCAAACTCCGACTGCTGGACCACATCAACAAGGTGCTGGCCCACCAGCCCTGGCTCGTCGCCTGCTCACACATCCAG ACCCTGCTGAAGACGGGCGAGCAGTGCTGGTCCCTGGCCGAGCTGGTGCAGGCCGTGGTGCTGCTGGCCCACTGCCACTCCCTCTGCAGCTTCGTGTTCGGCTCGGCCgccgacggcggcggcgtgtGCGACCTCTCCCCGCTGCCCAAGTCCCCCAACGGcaccccgccgccgccggcggcCTCCTGCCCCTGTGACGTCGCCAACGGCAACGCCAACGTGCCTGACGCCGCACAGCGACGG gccctggACTCAAGCTGTGAGATGGTGTTTTTAAAGGAGAGGATTCAGAAGTCTCAGGAGGAGCGGGAGAAACGAGAGGAGCGCctcctgcatgcacacacaatccaACAAACGG agctggaggaggacgaggaggcggCGGTGTACCTGGCGGAGCCCTCGCGCTTCATCAGCGACCCCGACTTCTGCTACCAGGAGTTCACCCGGCGCCACGAGGACCACTTCCAGGTGTTCAGGGTCCAG gACTACTCGTGGGAGGACCACGGCTTCTCATTGGTCAACCGGTTGTACTCGGACATCGGCCACCTGCTGGACGACCGGTTCCGCAGCGTGGCGGCCCTGCCCTCCTCTCACAGCCCCGACCTGAAGCGAGCCATCTGGAACCACATCCACTGCGTCCTGGGCATACG gtatGACGACTATGACTACGGGGAGGTGAACCAGCTGCTGGAGAGCGACATGCAGCTGTACATCAAGGCGGTGGCCTGTTTCCCCGACGACACCAAGGACCCCGTGTGCCCCCTGCCCTGGGCGCCCCTCAAACCCTCTGAACGA ATACATGTGAACCTGCTCATCATGGAGGCCCGGCTCCAGGCGGAGCTCCTCTACGCGCTGAGAGCCATCACTCAGTACATGATCGCCTAA
- the sesn4 gene encoding sestrin-3 isoform X1, with protein MIICANKMEYPLRSQGQRVQKQVMVNTEKERASLLFMQALISRGSVDAVSHHMASHPQYLESFLRSQHYILHMDGPLPLPCRHYIAIMAAARHHCSYLVSLHSAHFLRVGGDPVWLQGLEAAPPKLRLLDHINKVLAHQPWLVACSHIQTLLKTGEQCWSLAELVQAVVLLAHCHSLCSFVFGSAADGGGVCDLSPLPKSPNGTPPPPAASCPCDVANGNANVPDAAQRRALDSSCEMVFLKERIQKSQEEREKREERLLHAHTIQQTELEEDEEAAVYLAEPSRFISDPDFCYQEFTRRHEDHFQVFRVQDYSWEDHGFSLVNRLYSDIGHLLDDRFRSVAALPSSHSPDLKRAIWNHIHCVLGIRYDDYDYGEVNQLLESDMQLYIKAVACFPDDTKDPVCPLPWAPLKPSERIHVNLLIMEARLQAELLYALRAITQYMIA; from the exons ATGATCATCTGTGCGAATAAAATGGAGTACCCCCTCAGAAGCCAGGGCCAGCGAGTTCAAAAACAG GTGATGGTGAACACAGAGAAGGAGCGGGCCTCCCTGCTGTTCATGCAGGCTCTGATCAGCAGGGGCAGCGTGGACGCTGTGTCCCACCACATGGCCTCGCACCCGCAGTACCTGGAGAGCTTCCTGCGCTCGCAGCACTACATCCTGCACATGGACGGCCCGCTGCCGCTGCCCTGCCGCCACTACATCGCCATCATG GCGGCAGCGCGGCACCACTGCAGCTACCTGGTGTCCCTGCACTCCGCCCACTTCCTCCGGGTGGGCGGGGACCCGGTCTGGCTACAGGGCCTCGAGGCGGCGCCCCCCAAACTCCGACTGCTGGACCACATCAACAAGGTGCTGGCCCACCAGCCCTGGCTCGTCGCCTGCTCACACATCCAG ACCCTGCTGAAGACGGGCGAGCAGTGCTGGTCCCTGGCCGAGCTGGTGCAGGCCGTGGTGCTGCTGGCCCACTGCCACTCCCTCTGCAGCTTCGTGTTCGGCTCGGCCgccgacggcggcggcgtgtGCGACCTCTCCCCGCTGCCCAAGTCCCCCAACGGcaccccgccgccgccggcggcCTCCTGCCCCTGTGACGTCGCCAACGGCAACGCCAACGTGCCTGACGCCGCACAGCGACGG gccctggACTCAAGCTGTGAGATGGTGTTTTTAAAGGAGAGGATTCAGAAGTCTCAGGAGGAGCGGGAGAAACGAGAGGAGCGCctcctgcatgcacacacaatccaACAAACGG agctggaggaggacgaggaggcggCGGTGTACCTGGCGGAGCCCTCGCGCTTCATCAGCGACCCCGACTTCTGCTACCAGGAGTTCACCCGGCGCCACGAGGACCACTTCCAGGTGTTCAGGGTCCAG gACTACTCGTGGGAGGACCACGGCTTCTCATTGGTCAACCGGTTGTACTCGGACATCGGCCACCTGCTGGACGACCGGTTCCGCAGCGTGGCGGCCCTGCCCTCCTCTCACAGCCCCGACCTGAAGCGAGCCATCTGGAACCACATCCACTGCGTCCTGGGCATACG gtatGACGACTATGACTACGGGGAGGTGAACCAGCTGCTGGAGAGCGACATGCAGCTGTACATCAAGGCGGTGGCCTGTTTCCCCGACGACACCAAGGACCCCGTGTGCCCCCTGCCCTGGGCGCCCCTCAAACCCTCTGAACGA ATACATGTGAACCTGCTCATCATGGAGGCCCGGCTCCAGGCGGAGCTCCTCTACGCGCTGAGAGCCATCACTCAGTACATGATCGCCTAA
- the zgc:92907 gene encoding UDP-N-acetylglucosamine transferase subunit ALG13 homolog, translated as MKTVFVTVGTTSFDELILTIKTPEAVKALKARGYERLVLQVGRGSVLPGPESGLDLTLEAFRFKDSISEDIARADLVISHAGAGSCLEALGARKPLLVVVNNKLMDNHQLELARQLHKESHLLYCTCSSLTDTLRTMDLSVLVPFPPAQTTHFANFLDIALGVQ; from the exons ATGAAGACCGTATTTGTAACTGTGGGTACTACAAGTTTCGATGAGCTCATTCTAACGATAAAGACTCCTGAAGCTGTTAAG GCACTAAAGGCTCGTGGTTATGAGCGTTTGGTTCTACAGGTGGGAAGAGGCTCTGTCCTTCCTGGTCCAGAGAGTGGTCTAGATCTCACACTGGAGGCCTTCCGTTTCAAAGACTCAATTTCTGAAGACATCGCTCGTGCTGACCTTGTCATCAGCCACGCAG GGGCTGGGAGCTGTCTGGAGGCTCTGGGAGCGCGCAAGCCTCTTCTGGTGGTGGTCAACAACAAGCTGATGGACAACCATCAGCTGGAGCTAGCTCGACAGCTCCATAAAGAGTCTCACCTGCTCTACTGCACCTGCAG ttCCCTTACGGACACCCTGAGAACAATGGACCTGTCTGTACTGGTGCCTTTCCCACCTGCACAGACAACGCATTTTGCAAACTTTCTGGACATAGCCCTTGGCGTACAGTGA
- the rap2c gene encoding ras-related protein Rap-2c has product MKEYKVVVLGSGGVGKSALTVQFVTGTFIEKYDPTIEDFYRKEIEVDSSPSVLEILDTAGTEQFASMRDLYIKNGQGFILVYSLVNQQSFQDIRPMRDQIVRVKRFEKVPLILVGNKVDLESEREVAGSDGRALAQEWGCPFIETSAKSKTMVDELFAEIVRQMNYSTLPEKQEQCCTACVIQ; this is encoded by the exons ATGAAGGAATACAAAGTTGTTGTGTTGGGGAGCGGTGGCGTGGGCAAGTCTGCGCTGACTGTACAGTTTGTCACCGGCACTTTCATCGAAAAATATGACCCGACGATCGAAGACTTCTATCGGAAAGAGATCGAGGTGGATTCGTCGCCCTCTGTGCTGGAAATCCTCGACACAGCAGGCACGGAACAGTTCGCGTCCATGAGGGATCTCTACATCAAGAACGGACAGGGGTTCATACTTGTCTACAGCCTGGTCAATCAGCAGTCATTCCAG GATATCAGACCGATGAGGGACCAAATAGTTCGTGTGAAACGGTTTGAGAAAGTACCATTGATCCTGGTTGGTAACAAAGTGGACCTGGAGTCTGAGCGCGAGGTGGCTGGGTCCGATGGCCGTGCCCTGGCCCAGGAGTGGGGGTGTCCCTTCATCGAAACCTCAGCCAAGAGCAAGACCATGGTGGACGAGCTGTTTGCTGAGATCGTGCGACAGATGAACTATTCTACATTGCCAGAGAAACAGGAACAGTGCTGCACTGCATGCGTTATACAGTGA